The stretch of DNA AGCCCAGTCCGGTACCGCCTGCCTCACGGGAACGGGCCTTGTCCACACGGTAAAAGCGCTCAAAAACTTTTTCCCGGTGCTCAGCCGGAATGCCTATTCCGGTATCAGCCACAGTCAATACCAGCCAATTGGGGTCCTGTTTCAGGGAAACATGCACCTGTCCGCCGGCAGGAGTATACTTAATGGCATTATCTACAAGATTAAAGACCACTTGCTTGATCTGATGCAAAACGGCAAAAACCGGTGCCGTTTCCTCCGGAACCGTATAATCAAGGGAAATCTCTTTTTCCAGGGCTTTCTTTTTCAGCATTTCCAGAGTATTGACCACTGTGGGCACCAGATCGGCCATGGCCACCGTGTCTTCTGCCGCCAACCGGTCCAGCCGGGTAAGATCCAGCAGGCTTTCCACCAAGCGAATCATCCGCTCCAACTCCTGGTCTATATCTTCCAGAAATTCCTCCCGCTCCTCTTCCTCCAGCGGATATTCGCGCATGGACTTAACCAGAATGTTAAGGGATGTGAGCGGTGTCCGCATTTCGTGGGACGCATTGGCCACAAACTCCCGCAGCTGACGGGTCATTTCCTGCAGCCTTTCCGCCATGTTGTTAAACTGTTTAGCCAGGCGGCCAATTTCATCCTTGGAACGGACCGGCACCCGCTGTGACAGGTCTCCGCGGGCCATCTGTTCGGTGGCGCCGGTCAAAGCTTCAATGGGACGGGTCAGGCGCTGAGCCAGATAAATTCCGATTAGCGCCGCAAATAATAGCGAAAGGACCGTGGCAATCTGTAGCAGTCGGCTGATATCGCCCAGTACCTGATAGATAAAGGCCAAAGATGTGGAGATAAAAACGGTTCCCACAATATTTTCTTCACTGTAGATAGGAACGGCAACCTGCATCACCCATTGCTGGGACTGCTGGGAAAACTGGACGCTGCGCCCCTCTTCCCCCTCCAGGGCCGCCTCTATCTCCTCACGCTCCAGGGTGGAGCCCACCATTCCCCCCACACGCAAAGAATCCCCCAGTACCCGCTGGCGGTGATCGGTTATCAGTACACGGGCATTAATTTGCTGGGCAAACCCTTCGGCCAGATTAGAGATGGTAACCACATCCGGCGTTGTCCGCAAATAACTGCCCGCCAACTCCGAAATGGGCATGGCGGCCCGGGACACAGTTTCGTACTGATGGTCTATATAGTATTGTTCAAGAAGGCTGTGGAGAAAAAAAGAAGTCAGTACCATGACCGCCAACATTAAAATAACATATGTGGCGGTCAGTTTGGTACGGATGCTGTTAACCATTTTTAGCCTCCCGGAATTTGTACCCGGCTCCCCAAACCGTTAAAATTAACTGTGGTGTGCCCGGGATCCGGTTCAATCTTTTCCCGCAGATGACGAATATGCACATCCACAGTTCGGGCATCACCGTAGTAATCATAGCCCCAGACATGTTCCAGCAGTTTCTCGCGACTGAAAACGCGGCCGGGATGACTGGCCATTAAACTCAGCAGAGCAAACTCTTTGCTGGTAAGATCCACTTCTTTATCCCGGACCCGGACCTTGTGCTGGAATAAATCAATCTGTAAATCCTGCAGACGAATTACCTGCAGATTGCCGGAATCTCCGGAGGAAGACTGTGAGCGACGCATAATAGCCTTAACTCTGGCGGCCAGTTCCCTAGGATTAAAAGGTTTGGTAACATAATCATCGGCACCCAACTCCAGGCCCAGGATTTTATCGATATCCTCACCCCGGGCTGTAAGCATAACTATGGGCACATCGCTGGTTTTGCGGATATTGCGGCAAACCTCAAAACCATCCAGCTTGGGCAGCATTAAGTCCAGCACTATTAAATCCGGGCTTTCCTCGTTAAAAACCCGCAGGGCCTCTTCACCGTCAAAGGCCACCAGCACTTCATACCCTTCCTTTTCCAGATTGAACTTTAAGCCTTTAACAATGGTTTTTTCATCATCTACCACAAGAACGCGGGGCATAGGCTTCGTACCTCCTTTACGAATGTAGACGGTATGCATCTCTGATTTTTTGAATATCTTCCCAAACCGGTCGCTTGCGTGACGGATCACGTAGCAGGGCGGCGGGATGGAACGTGGCCATCATTTGCAGGCCGTCTTTTGTAAACCACCGGCCCCGCACCGCACTGACACGGGCTTGGGGGTCGATTAACGCCTGGGTGGCCAAAGAACCCAGGCATACTACTATGCGTGGTTTTAGCAGAGCGATTTGTTTTTGCAGATGTTCGCTGCAGGCTGCCGCTTCATCCGGGTTTGGCGTCCGGTTTTTAGGGGGGCGGCACTTAACCACATTGGTAATATATACTTCCTCACGGGAAATCTCAGCGGCGGCCAGAATCTTATTTAAAAGCTTCCCCGCCTCACCCACAAAGGGGCGCCCCTGTGCATCTTCCTCTGCACCCGGTGCCTCTCCCACAAAGAGTAAGTCGGCATCGGGGTTACCCTCTCCAAATACTACCTGAGTGGCCTGGCTACGCAGCCCACATTGAGCGCAGTCTAATACATCTTTGGACAGAGCGGCTATAGTTTGGGGTTGTTCCACAACAGGCAGAGGAGCAAAAACTTTGGCGGGCTTTTGCAGCCTTTTTTTCTCCGAGCCTGGTACCAATAGATCAAAAAGTATTCTTTCGCGCATATTATTCACCATATGAATAGTTCCACGTCAAACTCTGTTCTCCTCTTCCCTTTATAGAGAAGAGAAGGGTGATATACCCTTCTCTTCAGCACAGTTTATATTATTTAGCCATCTTAACAAAATAGAGGTGCATACGGTGGTCGTCTGTAAGTTCGGGATGAAAGGAACTCACCAGAATATTACCCTGTCGCGCCGCCACCACCCGATCATCACAGGTGGCCAGAATTTCCACATCTTTGCCGTATTGGGTGATCAGGGGCGCCCGGATAAATACGGTACGAAACGGCTCATCTCCCAGACAGGCTATAGGCAAGTCTGCCTCAAAGCTTTCCCGCTGCCGACCAAAGGCATTACGTTCCACACAAATATCCATCTGGCCCAGCAAAAACTGGTCTGAACCCTCAACTTTCCTTGCTAAAAGAATCATTCCCGCACATGTGCCGTACACCGGCTTACCCTGTTCAATGAGGCCTTGAATGGAAGAAGCCAAATCATAGCGGTCAATTAGCTTGCCGATGGTGGTACTTTCACCGCCGGGAATAATCAAACCGTCCAGATCGGCAAAGTGCTCTTTCTTTTTAACGCACGCCACTTCCACACCGCACTTTTCCAGAGCAGCCACATGCTCGCGCACCGCACCCTGCAGGCAGAGAACGCCAATCTTCATTAACTACCAGCCCCGTTCCTGCATCCGCTCTTCCGGGCGAATGCCGGAAATCTCCAGGCCGGGCATGGCCTCGCCCAACCCACGGGAAACGTCGGCCAACAGCTTGGGGTCATCATAATGCAGTGCCGCATCTACAATGGCTTTGGCCCGGCCCTGGGGGTCTGTGGATTTAAAGATGCCGGAGCCCACAAAAATACCATCACAGCCCAGCTGCATCATTAACGCCGCATCCGCCGGAGTAGCAATGCCGCCTGCAGCAAAATTCACCACCGGCAGCCGGCCCAGTTCTTTAATCTGGCGCACCAGCTCATAAGGTGCGGCAATATTTTTGGCAAAGGTCATCAGCTCATCATCGGGAGTATTAATTAGCTTGCGGATTTCAATCATCATCATCCGCATATGCCGTACGGCTTCCACCACATTGCCGGTACCCGGCTCGCCTTTGGTGCGGATCATGGCTGCGCCTTCACCGATACGGCGCAAAGCTTCGCCCAGATTGCGGGCTCCACAGACAAAAGGCACGGTGAAATCATGCTTGTTGATATGAAATTCATCATCTGCCGGCGTAAGCACTTCGCTTTCGTCAATATAGTCTACACCCAGTGCTTCTAAAATCTGCGCTTCCACAAAATGCCCGATACGCGCCTTGGCCATCACGGGAATAGTGGCCACGTCCATAATGCGGGCAATTATATCCGGATCAGCCATGCGGGCCACGCCCCCTGCGGCACGAATATCTGCAGGTACGCGTTCCAGGGCCATAACGGCCACAGCACCGGCTTCTTCTGCAATCTTAGCCTGTTCAGGAGTGGTGACATCCATGATAACACCGCCCTTTTGCATCTCTGCCAGGCCTTTTTTAACTCGAAAAGTTCCTTGTTCTGCCATACTGTAATCCCCTTTCATCAGCAAACCCTGTTTCCATATATGTTTAGCTAATAATATATTTTACTACACTTTACCATAAAGGACAAGCAGGAGAAGGTTTTGGCAGGATAGTATTATATAGGTGAAATATATCACACATATCATAGCGGAAAAGGAGGGTTAGTATGCCACGGAAATTTATACTTACCGCTTTAGTTGTACTTGTGGTGGGAGTTTTTCTGGTTTTGTATCAGGGTAGCCCAGAGCAGGCTGAGCCAGAACAGCCAGCTGCGGCAGAACAGAACCAGGCTGAACAGGATCAGCAAATTGCCGAAGAAAGCTCTGACCTGCCGGATTTGCCGCAGCAGACGGCAGAAATGGAGTTGGTCGACTCCTACAGTGGGGACCGGGCCATGTGGGAAATACTGCGGCTGCACCGCAACGATTTCCCTCTGGATGACGGAGTGGTGGCCATTTATCAAGGCGAAAATGCCGAAGGAGTGCTTTGGGTATCTGTATCTCCCGATGTGGAGGAAGCAACCAAGTTGATGCAGCTGATGGTACAGGAATTGCCCACCAGCGACGTCTTCCGGGAAGAAGACGTTTTTGAAGCCGCGGGTAAAACCATCTACTATGTTACCGGAATGGGAAAGGATCATTATTATTGGCATGACGATCTTTATGTGTATTGGCTGCAAATAGACAGCCAGGATCCCATCAGCGAACTTAATGTCTTTTTGGAGTACTAGCGTTGTGTTTTTTTAATTCTTGCCTGAAAGACTAACAGGAGTACGGCAACCCCTGCCAGCATCAAAAAAAGTGACGGGGCCACTTCTCCCGGCCGTTGCGTGGGGGCCCTCTCTTGTTCCCTCTCCCCTTGGTCAGTTTGGGCGGAGGGGATTTTTTTTGGCTCGCTTTCTGCCAGAAATTCATTATACGCCGTAATATATTGGCTCTCATCCCAGTTATGATAACGGGCACCCATAAAAAGACGGGTAACCCTCTCCTCTTCCAGAAAGCCGGCCCAATTTAAATCAGCCATGGGTGTTAGCTGTCCCGCTTCGTTTAAAGAAAAAAACATTATCAGGCGCTCTTGGGCCTGGGGAATCTCCGGCTCTTGTCTGAATTGGCCGGAAGATGTCAGGGGGATTCTCAGCACGGCAGCGCCTATATCTCCCCGGTAAACAGTATCCACTTCCACCAACAATTCCGGGATATCAGCATCGCTCACTTCTATAACGCCACCGGCCAGAATAAACTCTGCTTCCTCCACCATCTCCGTCGGTGAAACCATGTCCACACCATGGACAGTGCCTGTCCACAACAGGACTAAAAAAAGGAGTAAAAACCCCAATCTTTTCATATTCTCACCTCTGTCTTCAGGACGGATCAAATGTGGTCTTTAATCTTTCCTTCTGGGAGAAGCGCTCCAAGGCCAGTTTTACCAGCTTCTGCAATAATTCATTGAAAGAAATCCCCGATGCTTCCCACAGTTTTGGATACATACTGATGGATGTGAAGCCGGGCAGGGTGTTTATTTCTATAATCCACATCTCTCCGGTTTTTTCATCCACAAAAAAGTCCACCCGGCCCAGTCCGGCACAGTCCAGCGCAATAAATGTTTGTACCGCCATCTCCCGAACCTTTTTTATGGTCTCCGGGGCCAGTTTTGCCGGGATCTCCAAACCGGAGTTATCGTCCAGATATTTGGCACTGTAATCATAAAAGTCGTTACAGGGGATGATTTCACCGGGAACCGAGGCCTCCGGGCGGTCATTGCCCAGTACACTGCACTCAATCTCACAGCCGGTAAGCATCTTTTCCACCAACACCCGCCGGTCATACTGCAGCGCTTCGTTTATGGCTTTCTCCAGTTGTGCACTGTCATAAGCTTTGGATATTCCCACACTGGAGCCCAGATTAGCCGGCTTTACAAAACAGGGAAAAGCCAACTCTTCTTCAATCTGTTTTAAAAGCTGTTTTTTATTCTCCTCCCAGTCGGCCACGGTAAACCAGAGATATGGCCCCACCGGTAAGCCGGCTGCCAAAAGCCCGGCCTTCATTAATATCTTATCCATACCGATGGCGGAGCCGGGAACTCCGGCCCCCACATAGGGTATCCGTGCCAATTCCAACAGGCCCTGCACCGTGCCGTCTTCGCCGTATGTACCGTGCAAGACCGGGAATACCACATCCACCGGAATTACCTCTCCTGCCTTTTCTCCCTCCAGAACATATAAGCCTCCAATGCCCGGTTCCGGCAGTATTGCCACCCGGACCCCTTCCAGCGTCCAGATTCCTTCCCGGGAAATAAATACCGGTAAAACTTCGTACTGGCCAACATCCCGCAACCCGTCCATAATGGACGCGGCGGAACGCAGTGAAACTTCATGTTCCCCGGAACGGCCGCCATGCAGGACGGCAATGGTTGTTTTACTCATAGTACCCCTCCATGCTCTTAGCTTGGCTATAGTCTATTCATAATTGTGGGCAAATGTGCACAAATACATGCGTCCACACTTCTACTCTTAAGTGTAAAGAGCAAGCGCCACGCGCTTGCTCTCTCTCTAATTTTCTTAGCTGACTTCTGCTTTTTCCGCTTTGGCTTCGGCTATCACCTGTTCGGCGGTATGAGCCGGCACTTCTTCATAGCGGTCAAATTTCATGGTAAAGGAGCCGCGCCCCTGGGTCATGGACCGCAGGTCAATGGCGTATTTAAGCATTTCCGACATGGGCACATTGGCTTTTACCACCTGTAGCCCGTCAATGGGCTCCATACCAAGGATGCGTCCGCGGCGGCTGTTCATATCACCCATGATATCGCCCATAAACTGATCCGGCACCGTTACCTCCACATACATTACCGGCTCAAGCAAGACAGGCTGGGCCTGTTCCGCCCCTTTTTTAAAGGCCAGGTTGGCGGCAATCTTAAAGGCCATTTCCGAAGAATCCACGTTATGATAAGAACCGTCGTAAAGTGTAGCCTTAATATCCACCACGGGATAGCCGGCCAGAATGCCCGACTCCATGGCTTCGCGCAAACCTTTTTCCACAGCGGGAATATATTGTTTGGGTACCGCACCCCCGAAGATTTTATCCTCAAACTCAAAATATTGACCGGACTCCAGCGGTGAGAATTCAATCCAGACATGACCGAACTGTCCACGTCCACCCGACTGTTTCTTGTGCTTTCCTTCCACCTTGGCGGTACCGCGAATAGTTTCTTTATAGGGGATTTTAGGCGCCAATAAATCTACTTCCACGCCAAACTTACTGGCCAGTCGGCTGGTGATGATCTCCAGATGAAGCTCACCCATACCGGAAATCAATGTTTGCTTTACCTCGGTGTTGCGTTCCATGCGGAATGTGGGGTCTTCCTCCAGGAAACGGGCCAAACCGGCGGCCACCTTGTCTTCCTCACCCTGCTTTTTGGGCTCCACCGCAAATGTGGTTACCGGTTCCGGGAATGCAATGGGAGCAAACTCCACAGCGACACTCTTTTCGCACAGTGTATCTCCGGTGGCTGTAGACTGCAGTTTGGCAACGGCGGCAATATCGCCGGCGGGAACCTGATCCAGGTTAATCTGGTTTTTACCCAACATGGTAAAGACCTGCCCTAACCGTTCTCCCTTATCCTTGCTGGAGTTATGCAATTGGCTGTCGCCTTTTAATGTTCCGGAATAGACTCGGAAATAAGAAATCTTACCCACAAAGGGATCGGCAAAGGTTTTAAATACCAACGCAGAAACCGGCCCATTGGGATCTATTTTTACAGCGACTTCTTCTTCGCTGCCTGCTTTCGTAGCTATTACTTCCGCCACATCTGCCGGAGACGGGAAGGCGGAAACAATCATGTCCAACAACGGCTGAGTACCGATATTTTCTGTGGCGGCGCCGCAAAGAACCGGGACAATACTGCCGGTGAGAATACCTTTGCGCAATCCGGAAACTACTTCCTCATCGCTGAGCGGCTCCCCTTCCAGATATTTCATCAGCAGGTCGTCGTCACTTTCAGCCACCGCTTCAATTAACTTTTCCCGGTAATTTTCCACGGTGTCGGCAAGATCGGCGGGGATATCCCCTTCATTAACTTTCTTTCCGTCTCCCTCAAAGGTCAGCGCTTTCATGGAAACCATGTCCACCACACCTTTAAAGGATGCTTCAGCGCCGATGGGAATCTGCACCGGGGCCACTTTGTGGCCGAAAAACTCCTGCAGGTTATCCATAACCTTATCAAAGTTTGCATTCTCTTTGTCCATACGGTTTACAAATACCAACCGCGGCAGACGGTTTTCATCGGCATAGGTCCATACTTTTTCCGTACCAACCTCCACACCGGAAGTGGCAGATACCACCACCACCGCAGCGTCGGCCGCACGCAATGCACCGGATACATCACCAATAAAATCAAAATATCCCGGGGTATCCAATAGGTTAATTTTGACACCGGACCATTCCACCGGTGCCAGAGCTGTGTTGATTGTTACCTGGCGTTTTACTTCTTCAGGGTCAAAATCCGTGGTTGTCGTGCCAGAATCAGCTTTTCCCAAACGATTGATGGCGCCGGTGGTATAAATCATGGCTTCCGCCAAAGAAGTCTTACCTGCCCCGCCATGTGAAACTAAGGCCACGTTGCGAATTTTTTCCGTTGTGTAGGTTTTCACGCCAAAATGCCTCCTTTTTAGTGCTAAAACAATTAGGACACAAAAAGTACAGGACAATCGGTACACAATACAAATTCTTTGGATACTTCGACTATCTGGGAAGAAAATCCTTCCCCGACCTTTAATATTTCTCCAAATACCAGAAATATGCAAATGCAAATTGGTGCAAATTGGGGACGGACCTTTTCTCGCACAAACCGTGCAATTTACTGCAACAGGGGTCAGACCCTTTTTTGCCCGGATGAAAGAACTTAAGGGTCTGACCCCACATCGACCCCACGCAAAAGAGGCACGCCGGTGCGTGCCTCTTTTTGATGTTACTTTTTCTTATTCTCTTCGCTTTTTGCTTCCTTTTTTTCAAACGCTACCTGTTCATCACAGGTGGTGCACTTTTTGGGTTTACAGCGGCCTTCCCGTTCCAGGCCGCATTTGGGGCACTGCCATACTGCCATGCATGTTCACCTCCAAACGTTTTATAATTTCCGTTTCACAAAGAGGATTTATCCTTTCCCCGCCAGAATAATATGTTAGAAAACCGGCAGGAAAGGAGAACAAAGATGACAACCAAAAAGCTCTATCGTTCACGGCACAACAGAATGCTCTCCGGGGTTTGCGGCGGCATTGGTGAATATTTCGATCTGGATCCCACATTAATCCGCCTGGGATGGGTTGTTTTTTCCGTATTTTCAGCAGGCTTTGGCGGGCTGTTGGCCTACATCATCTGCGCACTGATTATTCCGGAACAACCGGCATAAATATGTTTTTTACTCTTTACCGCACCCGGAGTGCGGTTTTTCTTTTATTTTAAAAGTCTTCTTTGGCATCAATCCAGGTCATCATGCGGCGCAATTCTTTACCCACTTTTTCAATCTGGTGCTCCTGCTCCAGATTATTGGTGGCTTTAAAGAACGGGCGGTTGGCCTGGTTTTCTAAAATCCAGTCCAGAGCAAACTTACCGGTTTGCACTTCTTCCAGGATTTTCTTCATTTCCTGGCGTGTTTCATCGGTGACAATCCGCTTGCCCCGGGTTAAATCACCGTACTGTGCGGTGTCAGAAACGGAATAGCGCATATAGGACAGTCCGCCCTGATAAATCAGGTCGATGATCAGTTTCAGCTCATGGAGACACTCAAAGTAAGCAATTTCCGGCTGGTAACCTGCGTCCACCAGGGTGTCAAAGCCGGCCTTAATTAACTCGGAAACTCCACCGCACAATACGGCCTGCTCACCGAAGAGATCGGTTTCCGTTTCCTCTTTGAAAGTTGTTTCAATTACACCGGCGCGGGTGCAGCCAATGCCTTTGGCATAAGCCATGCCAAGATCCCGTGCATTGCCGGTGAAGTCCTGATACACAGCCAAAAGTCCGGGTACTCCTGCACCTTCGGTGTATGTACGGCGCACCAGATGACCCGGGCTTTTCGGGGCCACCATAAACACGTCCACATTTGCCGGCGGCTCAATCTGCTGGAAGTGGATGTTAAAGCCGTGGGAGAAAACCAGGGCATCCCCTTCATTGAGGTAAGGCGCAATTTCATTTTCGTAAACTGCCCGTTGTGTTTCATCGGGCAGCAGAATCTGAATCACGCTGGCCTCACGGGCAGCATCTGCCACCGTCATCACCTTCAGCCCGGCGCTTTCCGCCTCGGCCCGGCGGGCGCTGCCTTCACGCAAACCCACCACCACATCTACACCGGAATCTTTTAAGTTTTGGGCCTGAGCATGTCCCTGGCTGCCAAATCCCATCACCGCCACGGTGCGGCCCTTCAACAATTCCAGGTTTGCATCCTGATCATAATACATTTTTGCCATCTTACTTTACCTCCCCATTTTTGGTTGTTTTGCTGCCGCGCAGCAGTGCTATTTTTCCTGTTCGGACAATTTCCAGAATTCCGTAGTGCGAAAGCAGAAGCGCGATGGCCTCCAGTTTTTCTTCGTTGCCCGTGATTTCAATAATCAGGGAATCCAGGGAGACATCCACAATTTTGGCACGGAATGTTTCCACAATCTGCTGGATTTCCGCCCGGTTTGCCGCATCAGCCTTCACTTTGATTAGCACCAGTTCCCGGTTTACCGAGGGCTCTTCCGTCAGATTGCTGATCCTAATTACATTTATCAGCTTATTAAGCTGCTTTATTACCTGCTCCAGCGTTTTCTCGTCGGCGTCCACTTCTATGGTCATGCGGGAAATGCCGGGATCCAGGGTTTTACCCACCGCCAGGCTTTCAATGTTAAAGCCACGGCGGGCAAAAAGGCCTGCCACCCGCACCAACACACCGGGTTTATTCTCCACAAGAACGGCAAGAACGTACTTCATCATTCTTCCCCCCTGACCATATCACAGATGGGACAATTGGGCGGTACCATGGGGAACACATTTTCCTCGGCGCGCACCCTAAAATCCATAACCACAGGTCCCGGTGTCTCCAGGGCCTTTTTAATCACCGCAGTGACCTCAGACGGTTTTTCTGCCCGCAGGCCCGTTGCTCCGTACGCTTCGGCCAACTTGACAAAATCCGGACCCTGCTCCATTACCACCGAAGAGTAGCGACGTTTGAAAAACATCTGCTGCCACTGGCGTACCATTCCTAGAAACTGGTTATTAATAATTGCCACTTTCACCGGTATGTTATACTCCACCGCAGTGGCCAATTCCTGTGAATTCATCTGAAAACTGCCGTCACCGGCAATACAGAACACCGTCTCTCCGGGACGTGCCACCTGTGCTCCCAGCGAAGCGGGGAAGCCGTAACCCATGGTTCCCAGTCCACCGGAAGAAGCAAAGGAGCGCGGTTTGTTAAACTTGTAGTATTGCGCCGTCCACATCTGATGCTGGCCCACTTCGGTGGTAATCAGCGCTTCACCATCGGTTTCCTGATAAATCATTTCAATGACGTATTGCGGCGAAATATCGCTGTCGTCTTCCTGATTATACCCTAAAGGCACTTCTTTACGCCATTCTCCGATTCTTGCCAGCCAGTCCTCATGGTTTTTGGGTTCAACTTTTTTCAGAACCTCACAGAGAACCCGTTTCACATCACCCACCACCGGAATGTCTACTTTCACATTTTTGCCGATTTCCGCCGGGTCAATATCGATATGAATAATTTTAGCATTTTTGGCAAAATGACTTAATTTACCCGTTACCCGGTCATCAAAGCGGGCCCCGATGGCAATAATCAAATCTGCTT from Dethiobacter alkaliphilus AHT 1 encodes:
- the ilvB gene encoding biosynthetic-type acetolactate synthase large subunit, whose amino-acid sequence is MKIPGAQMIIESLKKENVDVIFGYPGGAVLNLYDQLYDADIRHIMSRHEQGAIHAADGYSRMTGRPGVVFATSGPGATNLVTGIATAYMDSVPMVVFTGQVASPLIGTDAFQEADIFGITLPITKHNYLVTDVEELPRIIKEAFYLATTGRRGPVLIDLPKDVQQAVTDYRYPDKVEIPGYNPTYEGHPGQITRAAKAIGRAKKPVIYAGGGVVYAEAHQELLTLAEKAQIPVTTTLMGLSGFPGNHPLSVGMLGMHGMYWANMAMHEADLIIAIGARFDDRVTGKLSHFAKNAKIIHIDIDPAEIGKNVKVDIPVVGDVKRVLCEVLKKVEPKNHEDWLARIGEWRKEVPLGYNQEDDSDISPQYVIEMIYQETDGEALITTEVGQHQMWTAQYYKFNKPRSFASSGGLGTMGYGFPASLGAQVARPGETVFCIAGDGSFQMNSQELATAVEYNIPVKVAIINNQFLGMVRQWQQMFFKRRYSSVVMEQGPDFVKLAEAYGATGLRAEKPSEVTAVIKKALETPGPVVMDFRVRAEENVFPMVPPNCPICDMVRGEE